The segment ACCTTTCAAGATTGGACTGAACATAAAAATCAATCAACGGGAGATTCCAGTCAGTGCTATTCTCGCTTTGATAATTCTTTCAGCTATATGGATTATTATTTTGGTTACTCAACCTTACAGTCGCTATGTGGGCGTAGCTTGGATGGCAATCGGCTTAATATTTTACTATCTATTCAGCCACAGAACTCGTACTGTTGATAAGTTTCGCTAGGGCAGATGTACCTTCTTTTATATTTGCAGTGTCCACGTCTCCTGACCAGAGATTCAAGACATTGACAAACAATCATACATACTTTTTATTGAACATAGCAGTCGCCAAATAATTCATGCTCTGGTGCTCTTTGAGTCCTAGAAATCCTGTTTGGCATTGGGATATAATAGAGGTTGTAACCGCTCTGATTTTCCTATTTGGCGAGGTGTTTGCATTGGGAGCCAGTGAATTAAAGTCCCGAGTTATCAATGAAATTGAAAATCACCGTGACGAGCTCAAAGACTTAAGTCTGCGGATACACGGCAGTCCCGAGCTCGCTTTCCAGGAAGAAAAAGCGGTCTCCTGGCTCACCGATTACCTTCAGGGAAAGGGTTTCTCCATTGAAAAGGGCATCTGCGGACTGGCAACCGCCTTCCGGGCAACTTACGGGAAAGGAAAACCGTCGATTGCCTTTCTGGCGGAATATGACGCGTTGCCCAAGCTCGGTCATGCCTGTGGACATAATATCATCGCTACCAGTGCCGTTGGTGCCGGAATAGCCGCCAAACTGGCGGTGGATGAGCTTGGCGGCACAGTGCAGGTAATGGGCACGCCGGGTGAAGAATTGTACGGCGGCAAGGTATATATGGTGAGGAAAGGTGCCTTTAAGAGCGTGGATGCGGCTATGATGATACATCCGGCGGGTTTGAACACAGCGATCACCAAATTCCTTGCCTGCCACACGCTGGAGGTCGAATTTTTCGGCAAGCCGGCTCATGCGGCGGCCAGGCCTGAGGCTGGCATCAATGCCCTGGAAGCCATGCTCATGTCCTATGCCGCGATTAATTCCCTGAGGCAGCATATCAGGGACAGTGCCCGCATCCATGGCATCATCACCGATGGCGGTGAAGCGGCCAATATCGTGCCGGCGCACACCGCCGGACATTTCATCGTGCGGGCTGAGGAGGACAGCTATCTGGATGAGCTCAAGGAAAGGGTAATCAATTGCTTCGTCGGCGCTGCCACGGCCACGGGGGCAAAGCTGAAATACCGGTGGGGAGATACGCGCTATGCTCCACTGCGCAATAATTTCACTCTGGCCCGTATGTTCCGGGGTAACCTGCAATCGCTGGGCAGACGGGTGCACCTCGTCGACCCCAGAATAGGTATCGGCAGCAGTGATATAGGTAATGTCAGCCGCGTGGTTCCCAGCATTCACCCGTTAATCGCCATAGCTTCGGCCAGAGTGATAACTCACTCCCCTCAATTTGCCGCAACGGCGGCCTCAGAAGCTGGCACGCGTGGTCTTATTGATGCCGCCAAAGCGCTGGCGATGACCG is part of the Chloroflexota bacterium genome and harbors:
- a CDS encoding M20 family metallopeptidase, yielding MLWCSLSPRNPVWHWDIIEVVTALIFLFGEVFALGASELKSRVINEIENHRDELKDLSLRIHGSPELAFQEEKAVSWLTDYLQGKGFSIEKGICGLATAFRATYGKGKPSIAFLAEYDALPKLGHACGHNIIATSAVGAGIAAKLAVDELGGTVQVMGTPGEELYGGKVYMVRKGAFKSVDAAMMIHPAGLNTAITKFLACHTLEVEFFGKPAHAAARPEAGINALEAMLMSYAAINSLRQHIRDSARIHGIITDGGEAANIVPAHTAGHFIVRAEEDSYLDELKERVINCFVGAATATGAKLKYRWGDTRYAPLRNNFTLARMFRGNLQSLGRRVHLVDPRIGIGSSDIGNVSRVVPSIHPLIAIASARVITHSPQFAATAASEAGTRGLIDAAKALAMTAVDLMADSAMLGKVKAEFEQDTD